Part of the Helicobacter bilis genome is shown below.
CTCTGGTTTGAAATCTTTTTGAGAATCACAACCACTATAAAATACAAGCAACAAACATATAATCATGCAATATGATACTTTTATGAAGTTTGGCTTGAGATTGTCTAAGATATGTTTGAAAATATGCAGGGTCTTAGAAATGTGAATGAGATATGAAGTAGGTGCTTGATACATTATTGTCCTTGCTCTGTTGCTTTATCTTCTTTTGTTGGCGAATCTGTGTTCTGTGTATTTGAGTCTTGATTACTCACACCATAGTGTTTGAGTAAAGTTGCCATTTCTGCTACAAGTTTATTATTATCTCTTGGCTGGATAGATTCTAGAATCTCTCTTGCTTTTTGCGTGTTGTTATTTTGTATATATAAATATGCGGCTAGAAATCTTGCTCTATCTCTTAGTATAGGCATAGAATCTGTTTTAAAATTCTCAAGTAACTCTAGCTTTTCGCCAAATACCGCGTATTGATAACTAGCGAGTGTAGCAACAAGCTCATTATTTGACTTGCTTAACTGCTCTAAAACAGCAAGATTCTCATCACTTTTTAACTGCAATAGGCTTAGATTCTGTAACTGCGTATAGCGATAGAAATCATATAAATCCGGCTTTATTGTAGCAAGTGTTTCTTCTGTTTTCTTTCTGTCTTCTTCGGTGAGATTTTTGCTATACAAGGTATTCATTAGCTCATTTGCTTGTGAGTTTGTCCTATGTTCTGTGTAGGCTCTAATCCCCATATATATACCAAAAAGCACTAATAACGCTACGGCAAGGAATAAAAAATTCTTGTATTTTTTATAGAATGTTTCAAGTTTAAATGCACTTACAAGTAGATTTTGGTCTTTTGTAAGCTTATCTTTTACATCATGGAGATTTTTTTCTATTGACATGTTACGCCTTAAGATTCTAATTTTAGGATTCTAGTTACAATGATTTAGAGTTAAATTTGGAATAATAGCATAAGAATTTCAACAAAATAGCTTTACGCTCTCAATTCATGCGTATTTTCTTGCTAAGTTTTCTTATTTATGTATGCCATTGTATTGTGTGAAAAAAATGCGGTTTATAACGACCAAATTTTCCTACAACATGGATTTGTGTCCGCGTAGAATCTGCTATGCGTTGCAAGGCGAAAAGATTCTTTTCTTTAAAGCTAAATAATAGCTCGTATTCCTCCCCGCTTTGACACACTTCTTTTTTTAGGGTAGAGTAGGGCAGTAGCGTGAGTTTATTTTGAGATTCTAACCTTTTTATCTCATTTGCTAATCCATCGCTAATATCCATACAAGCATGAAGCAATCTGTGCGATTTTTTAAGGAAAGCCATGCGTAAAAAGGGTAGGGCAAAGCGGCTATCTCTATGCGTCGTCTCTATAACATGACGAGGCAGAATATGCTTATTTGTGCCATATCGTAGTAGCTTTTTTAGCGTTTTAAAACTGCTGCCTAGATTGCCTTTTCTTATACTTGTATAGGCGAGTAAATCGCCATTTCTTACCCTGTCTCTATGGAGATATTTACCTATTAAATGACCTATTAGCGTGATATGAAATGAGAGTTCCCTGCCACACATTGTATCGCCACCTATAAGTTTAATGTTATATTCCTTGCAAACGCTTGTAATGCCTTGTATCACTTCTTTTATCTGCGTATTTTTCATATCTTTATGAAGCACGATAGAGAGTAGGGCGTATTGCGGTAATGCCCCAGAGCTTAATATATCAGAGACATTGACTAGAAAAGCCTTTTTTGCTAGGTTTTCATAACTTAGCCATTTATTTTTAGAATCTCTATCTTTATGGGTGGGGGTAGGGCTTTTTGTGTATTTTGACAAGACTTTAGAATCTAGCTCGTTTGGGTAGTGGCAGGGTTTAGGGTGCAAAAAATTAGAATCTTTATGACACATTTTAAAATGAATGTTTTCTACAAAGCTATCAGCCGCAATAATATATCTTTTATCCTTAAAAAGTAGCGGTGATAGTAAAGCACAATCATCATTTAGATTTTGTGTGATACCACTTTGTGCTAAAAGGTTTAAAAAATATGATTCTTTATCCATAGTATCCCTTTAAGTTATTAGAGTTATGGGTTGATGATAATTGCATATTAGGGCAATTTAATGTTTATGTTAAAAACATGTTATAATACCGCATAAAAGCCATTAGGAATAAATTTTATATGCAAGATTCTAAAAACGATACATTACCAAGCGATATTAACACACAAGAAAATAATGATATGTCTCCACAAGATAATACAGAATCCTTGCGAGATATGGAATCTATACAAGAAGATTCTTTTAACTCTCAAGTAGATTCTATGGAATCTAATGATTTGAATACTATAGATTTAGATACAAACCAAAATGATATAGATGATAATGCCCCACAAGATATTCTTAATGATATTGTGCTAGATTCTAGAGAATTTACACCGGATAATATAGCATTTAATAATGAAGTGATAAATGAGTTAGAATCACAAGCACAACAAGAAAATACAGATATAAATGAAGCAATAGAATCTAATGTTATAAATCATCTAAACGAAACACAAAATGATTTAAATACAGATTTATTACACGAAGTAAATGTGCCGCATGATTTAAAAGAAGAGATACTAGAATCTAATACTACACAAATATCTAAAGATTCTCATAATACACAACAAGAGATTCACGCAGAAGAGCTCAATAAAGAAGATTTATTTGACAATATCATCTTGCAAAAATCACATAATGAAGTAAAACCTAAAACATACAAATGGCAATATCTAGTCTATTCTAAGCGAGTGTTTATAAGCTTAGTGTGTATTGCCTTTGTGGTAGGCAGCTATGCTGTGTATCTATTCTTTGGTTCTACTTCGCTTGAAGTATTATGGGATCTACATAAAACAAGAAATGCCTTGCGTCTTGAGGTAGAGCAAAGCAGACTAGATAATGCTACATTGCAAAGAGATGTCCTTGAATTGAGGGCGCTTGAGCCAAAATAGAATTTATAGATTCTAAAAATTGTCATACTAAGCAAAGCAAAGGTCTAACATAGAATCTCAACAAGATATTTCATGTTTACGCACTCGCACGAGCAAAGCTCTTGCCCACACTTGCAAATATGACAAAGAATCTAGATTTTATAAATTTGCACCCACCCAAATGGTAGAGAAACCGGAATCTTATCTAAACATTATACTTAAAATCCCGTTGCCCTTATGCCAATGCCTATACGATGTGCTGGTATATTGTATTCATACAAGCTATTTGCATAGCCATAGAAATACTGCCCATACACTGCGAAAAACTTACTCACCTCATACGCATAACCAAGCTGCAATGAGCCATGATAGTGTGTATAATCGCTAATAATGGGTGCTACATGCAATTCAACAAAATGCTTTTTATGCTTGTAATAAAGTCTTGCGTTTGCATAGCCCATGTAGAGACTAATATCTGGGTTATCTTTTCGTTTTGGGATATAGGGCCATGCTGTGATATGTATGCCAAAGGTAGAGTTTTTCACAACTTTTTCCCAAATGAGTTCTAGCATGATTCTATTTCCCATGCTTCTTGAGCGGCATTTCTCCGGAGTTAAAGGGTTTCTGTTGCTATCTCTCAAACACTCATCGCCACCGATACCATTGCTAAAATGCAGGTAGCCAATGCGTAATTCCTTGATTTTACCGCCCTTGCCACCAAAAAGATTCCAATCGGCTGGATAGGAATAAAAGATTGATGGCTTATAGTTTGAATCTCGCACAGGATTAGAATAGCGAAAGTTAAACTGCTGAAACCATGAAGTCTGCGTATAAGCAAAAAAGAGTGAGCCTTTACTCCAAAACGCCCCTCGCCAAAGCGGCACTTTAAAGCTTACCTGAAACTTCAATTCACCGGGGACATTGTTGCCATAGATTCCAAAAGGTGGCAAGCTATATGAATACACAAAGTAAGTCCCCTCATGTTCCAATACTCGCATAAAATCTGTATAGCTTTTCTCTGCTTGTTTTGTGCGTTCTTTATAAGTGTCTATATCGAAAAAGTGATTTTTTAGCTTTGTTAGGGTGGTGTTTTCTGGTTTGGATTCTAGATTCTGTGCTAAATTTGGGTGGGCTACGGGGTTTAGGGCGTAATTTACAGAATCTAGATTCTGTAAAGATTTGCCCTTGTCTATACAATTTGGGCGATTGAGCGAATTATGATGGATAGTCATATCGCTTAGATAACTCCCACCATCATAATTCAGCCAAAGCCCGTCCAAAGCCAGAGAGCAACCGGTAGAATTTGTGGTTTTGTTTGTGTGGTTTGTTGGTGTAGAATCTGGTATTTTGTCATTTTGAGCCGTAGGCAAAAAATCTCTTTTAGATTCTAAGTCTTTAGATACTTCGCTTTGCTTAGTATGATGATTTTTAGAATCTAAACTCCCCATATTCCCCATTATATATAGCTGATTTTGCGAAGTTATCCAAGGCATAAAATTATCATTAGCATGTGCTTGTAGAATATGATAGGTAAGCACAAAATAATAAAAGGCATATTTAATAATACGCATTGTATATCCTAAAGTAAATTTTGTGTAAAATTTATGATTATAACATGTTTTAGATTCTATAAACTACATTTATAACAATAAAAAATAAAAGTTATAATCTATTAGAATCTTTTTGTTAAAATTAGAGTTTTTTGAAAGGAAATGTATGGAAAAATTTATTGCGATAAAAGAGCGAGTTTTAAGTGCGAATGATAGAAAAGCACAGGAATTACGGGGCATTTATGATACGCATAATAAGTTTGTGATAAATCTTATGAGTAGCCCCGGAAGCGGTAAAACTACGCTTTTAGAATCTTTAAGTAAGTTTGATGACTTTAAATTCTGTGTGATTGAGGGGGATTTAGAGACCAATAGAGATGCTGATA
Proteins encoded:
- a CDS encoding thiamine-phosphate kinase, yielding MDKESYFLNLLAQSGITQNLNDDCALLSPLLFKDKRYIIAADSFVENIHFKMCHKDSNFLHPKPCHYPNELDSKVLSKYTKSPTPTHKDRDSKNKWLSYENLAKKAFLVNVSDILSSGALPQYALLSIVLHKDMKNTQIKEVIQGITSVCKEYNIKLIGGDTMCGRELSFHITLIGHLIGKYLHRDRVRNGDLLAYTSIRKGNLGSSFKTLKKLLRYGTNKHILPRHVIETTHRDSRFALPFLRMAFLKKSHRLLHACMDISDGLANEIKRLESQNKLTLLPYSTLKKEVCQSGEEYELLFSFKEKNLFALQRIADSTRTQIHVVGKFGRYKPHFFHTIQWHT
- a CDS encoding phospholipase A, encoding MRIIKYAFYYFVLTYHILQAHANDNFMPWITSQNQLYIMGNMGSLDSKNHHTKQSEVSKDLESKRDFLPTAQNDKIPDSTPTNHTNKTTNSTGCSLALDGLWLNYDGGSYLSDMTIHHNSLNRPNCIDKGKSLQNLDSVNYALNPVAHPNLAQNLESKPENTTLTKLKNHFFDIDTYKERTKQAEKSYTDFMRVLEHEGTYFVYSYSLPPFGIYGNNVPGELKFQVSFKVPLWRGAFWSKGSLFFAYTQTSWFQQFNFRYSNPVRDSNYKPSIFYSYPADWNLFGGKGGKIKELRIGYLHFSNGIGGDECLRDSNRNPLTPEKCRSRSMGNRIMLELIWEKVVKNSTFGIHITAWPYIPKRKDNPDISLYMGYANARLYYKHKKHFVELHVAPIISDYTHYHGSLQLGYAYEVSKFFAVYGQYFYGYANSLYEYNIPAHRIGIGIRATGF